The Oryzias latipes chromosome 1, ASM223467v1 genome contains a region encoding:
- the c1h19orf67 gene encoding UPF0575 protein C19orf67 homolog encodes MTETKVEVESPADPRTFCNPPQDNRQKLDPMGTRRELEESLLLLADVALAPPCGRDASCSCLEVRQAGLGLQCSQQQLQGFLKKVEHLRDCLVSRNSHLEKQALAAAVTTLLYTCQPFFRRLESTARSPTSKPSHLSAELLDFSQQLCERLEQLLLTYARYGILSVDEAEPNSVSHFCIGRCRLGRLKMTIFRYCKPTPYLSRGDTGLYKRMRWNVERLPADADGDEEEGESDRHTDYFFLCCEDLPNQSDQGALRVWSIGQWVQLDPDPQTDDLYDWILCDVPGGDFQKLLCLGCTEPSSCSATDVLLQLLLQQRRSE; translated from the exons atgacagaaactaAAGTTGAGGTCGAATCTCCTGCGGACCCGAGAACCTTCTGTAACCCGCCGCAGGACAACAGGCAGAAATTAGACCCCATGGGGACTCGCCGAG agCTGGAAGAGTCGCTGCTTCTGCTGGCCGACGTTGCTCTGGCGCCACCTTGTGGCAGAGATGCGTCCTGCAGCTGCTTAgaggtcaggcaggcagggttGGGCCTCCAGTGcagccagcagcagctgcagggctTCCTGAAGAAGGTGGAGCACCTGCGTGACTGCCTCGTGAGCAG AAACAGTCACCTGGAGAAACAAGCGCTCGCCGCCGCCGTCACAACCCTCCTCTACACGTGTCAGCCTTTCTTCAGGCGCCTGGAATCAACGGCTCGGAGCCCCACCTCCAAACCGTCTCACCTGAGTGCCGAG ctgctggactTCTCTCAGCAGCTCTGCGAGCGtctggagcagctgctgctgacctACGCCAGATACGGGATTCTGTCCGTGGACGAGGCCGAGCCCAACAG cgTGTCACACTTCTGCATCGGTCGCTGTCGGCTCGGACGCCTCAAGATGACCATTTTCCGTTACTGCAAGCCCACGCCGTACCTGTCCCGGGGCGACACCGGGCTGTACAAACGCATGCGCTGGAACGTGGAGCGTCTCCCGGCGGATGCGGACGGAGAcgaggaggagggggagagcGACCGGCACACGGACTA CTTCTTCCTCTGCTGCGAAGACCTTCCCAACCAGAGCGACCAGGGCGCGCTGAGGGTGTGGTCCATCGGCCAGTGGGTGCAGCTGGATCCCGACCCCCAAACGGACGACCTCTACGACTG GATCTTGTGCGACGTTCCTGGAGGCGACTTCCAGAAGCTTCTGTGTTTGGGCTGCACGGAACCGTCCAGCTGCAGCGCCACGGAcgtcctgctgcagctgctgctgcagcagcgcCGCTCAGAGTAA